The bacterium nucleotide sequence ATGGACCTGGGGGATATAGCGGCACCCTGTTTCGAGCACACTCCCCTCTGACCGGCGGTAATCGGTCCAGAGGGAGGCCTGGCCTTCGAACGGCAGGCCCGGATGGGCGTATAGCCCGGCGAGCGGCCCCATGCCGAGAAGAAATTGCAGGAGAGCTTTTTTCATTTCAGACCATGTCCGCGGCCGGTCGTAAAAAGTCCTTGCCCTCTTAGTCCGGGCTATGTATATTGAAGATAGATGTTTTTTTTCTTTTTCGCAACCACCATTTGGGCAACCCTGTCAAGGGAGGCGATCATGCATAGCGTACAGCTGACCGACGCGGAACGGGATCTGCTGCGTGAGATCCTGGAGAGCCATCTCAAGGAGATGCATACGGAGATTCACCACACCTGGAAAGCCGAATTCAAGGCCATGCTCAAGGAAAAACAGCATGTGATGATGCAGCTTATGGACAAGCTGCAGGCGGATTTGGCCTCATCGCGTCATGAAGTTCCGAACTGAACGCCACTCCAGCAAATAGAAAGGCCACTGCGTGACCGGGCATCCCATCCTGCAAGCCGAACGAGTTATGCTCCGTCCTTTTCAGCTTTCCGATGCATCGGAGGTACAGCGTCTGGCCGGGGATTTCGCCATCGCTGACACCACTGCTAATATTCCGCATCCCTACCCGGACGGAGCCGCCGAGCATTGGATCCAGAGTTACTCGAGCCGATTCGCAGAGGGCAGAGAGGTCGTTTTTGCGATCATCATCCGGGAGGAAAACCTCCTGGGTGGTGCGATCGGTCTGCATCAAATCGATACCGAGAACGAGCGTGCGGAGATGGGTTATTGGATTGGCGTGCCCTTTTGGGGCCGGGGCTATTGTACCGAGGCGGCGGCTGCGGTCATCACTTTTGGATTTACACAGCTTCAGTTGCAGCGAATTTTCGCTTGTCATTTCAAGCGCAATCCCGCTTCCGGGAGGGCGATGGCCAAGAACGGGATGAAATGGGAGGGATGTCTGCGCCAGCACCTGAAGCGCCGCGGCCGGTTTGAAGATCTGGACTATTATGGCATTTTGAGAGAGGAGTGGCTTGCTTTTCAGAACCACCGGCCAGATGCCGGCTGATCCATCCGTACAACGCTGACTTCGCCCGTTACTCAGAATGTCTACAGCAGAGGGGACCCGGATGAAAGACACGACCAAAGCCGTTGTGCGTACGTTTCTGTTTCTGATTGGCGTTTATATCTGTTATCAGGCCTATACTCAAAAGCCAGTGGAAAAGGATATATGGTGGATTTCCGGAATCTTTCTCACCGCCAGTGCATGGTTTGCCAAGCTCATTGGTGTAGCCCTCCTTGTGGTTGGAGCGGGATTCTGTGCCGTCAATTACCATAATCTCACCTCGACCGGGCCGCTGATGAATTTCTATCCGGGAGGATTCGGCTTTGGGCTCATCTGCCTGATCGCCGGCGGATTCTTTCTGGCGGTCGCGCCTTCCAAGAACAAAAAAAACAAGGACGGAGAAAAGTCCTGATCCCCCGTAGTGCAACCTGCCCATCGCTCACCTCACCTTTGACGGTTCTGCGCAACTGAAGCGGATGTGGTTTGCTGCCGCCGGCACACAGTCACCATGCTGCAAAAAAAAGGCCTGCCAGACCCACCCCTCATCTCCCTGGCTGGTCCTGATTTTGCCCCACCGGGTGGTTCGGATCAACTGGATTACCTTTTCCCCCTTGGCGATGCGGATCTTGCCTGGAGAGTCGGTGAGCCGTTTCACGGTATCGGGGAGCAGGAAAAGGGAGCGATCGGCACAGACCTCCTCTGTAATCGCGGGCCCGATGCGGCTCTCGTGCACCCAGCCGCTGGTGCCATCATCCAGCCGGATCTGAAAGGAAGCGCCCTGGATCAGCAGCCGTTGTGCCCGCATCCCGCGGCGCCGCCTCCCGCTTTTGGCGCCGGTGGTATCCGCCTAGCGATACGCGGCGGTCGTTACGCTGCCGGGTGTGGCGGCATGCAAAAGGCAGGGTAGTACAAGGGCTGGTAGGGCCAGAAGGCAGGTTCGCAGGGTCAGGGTCGTTCCTCGCAGGATCGTCTCTGTCAGCGGTTGATATTGTGGAACAGGGCTGGAGCGGAAGGCTTCAGGCCGGGCTTATCGCTCCTCGTGGGTGTAGATGACGCGTCGTGCCGCCAGATCGGCCATGATCGCTTCGAAACAGCCCGCCTCGGCGCCGAGATACTCCGGCGGGCAAATCCCTTTGCGGGCGAAACGGCCCGCGAGCACCAGGCGCGCCGCCGCAGTGGCGGTGTAGCCGGTCGTTCGCGCCATCGAGGAGGTGCGGGTCTCTTCGTCGTAGACGTCATAGAGATGATACAGATGCTTGCGCGGTCCGTCGGCTGCTCGTCCCTCCAAGATGATGCGCATGATGGTGAACTCTTTCTCCGCCTCACCCAGCTTCCATTGGGGCAGAAGAATAGAGCTCGTCAATTCACGCGGCGAAATCCGGGCGCCGTTGCACGAGATCGGTTCGTCAGATAAAAAGCCGGTATCGCGCAGGATCTTCATCAGCTGGCAGTGGCCGGGGTAGCGCAGGGTCTTTTCTTTCATGTCGGGAATGCCCGTCATGTTGAGCAGGGTGCGCAGACCGTCGGTGTTGAAGGCTTCGAGGGTGCCGACCGGGGCCAGGTTGACCAGCTCCGGTTCGGAGAGGGCCGGCCGCGTGACGATCCGGCCGTTTTCGATTAGACGGGCCGGCCGGAGGTACTCCTCGATGACGTCGAGAGGGGAGAAGGGCGCCTTGTATTCGAAGGGCCAGTCGCGCTTCAACGGCAGCCCGCCCACAAGGCACTCGAAGCGGTCGATGGACATGGCGCGCTGATGGTATCCGAGGATCAGGTTGCTCATACCGGGAGCTACGCCGCAGTCCACCACCGCGGTGACGCCCCTGGCTTGGGCCAGCGCATCGAGGCCGAAGGGGTCTTCGGGGAAGAAAGAAATGTCGACGCAGTTTACGCCGGCGGTGAGGACCGCCTCTAGGGTCCGGTATCCCATGAATCCGGGCACCGCTCCCAGGATCAGATCCTGACCAGCGGCAAGCCCGGTGACGGTTTGCGGCTGGGAAAGATCGGCTGTGAGGGTGCGGATGGGATATCCATCCTGCAGGGGTTGCAGGGCTGCAGGCTCCATGTCGACTGCGGTGACCTCAAAGTCGCGGCAGAGATCGATCGCCATCGCCTTTCCCACCATCCCGGCGCCGAGGAGCATGATCTTTTTCATGGTTGCTCTCGATTCTCAAGCTGAACGTGCATTTTTTGCAAGGAAAAGATACTCTGTTTTACGATATTAACCAACAAAAATCATACGGGGAAAACTATTCGAGAGCACTGGATATTTACTGGAAGGATGTTAATGCATGCGTCATGATGAACTGCATCGTTCGGAACGGATCGGCTGGTTGCGCGCGGCCGTCCTGGGTGCCAATGACGGTATCGTCTCAACGGCCAGTCTGATCCTTGGCGTTGCTGCGGCAGGCGGAGGCCGCGCTGAGGTTGCTGTCGCCGGCATCGCCGGACTGGTGGCCGGGGCTATGTCGATGGCTGCGGGAGAGTATGTTTCGGTGAGCTCGCAGGCCGACACCGAGCAGGCGGACCTGATGCGCGAACGCGGCGAACTGGCTGCACAATGGGAGAGCGAGGTGGAGGAGCTCAAGGGAATCTATATGGCGCGCGGACTTGATGCCGATCTGGCAGCTCAGGTCGCCGGCCAACTGATGGCGCACGACGCCCTCGGCGCCCATGCCCGTGATGAACTCGGTCTCTCCGAGATCCATAACGCCCGGCCGGTGCAGGCGGCCTTCGCCTCCGCGGGCACCTTTGCCGTCGGCGCCGGATTGCCGCTCGCGGTCGCGCTCCTGGCTCCTGAACCCGCACTGGCGTTGACGGTCGTGATCGCCTCCTTGCTCTGCCTCGGCTTCCTCGGCGGGCTGGCGGCAAAGACCGGCGGCGCCAAAGCCGGCATCGGTGCCTTGCGCGTCACCTTCTGGGGCGCCCTGGCCATGGCGCTGACCTGGGCGGTCGGTGCCCTCTTCGGCACCACCGTCTCCTGAGAGAACGAAAGCGGATCGCGCGTTTTGCCATCCATTGCCCGTTGCGGCCCTGCACCACAAGGCCGATAGCCTCCTGTGCAGCCGTACGGTAGCGGATCAGGGCTGGTTGCGCAACAGATAATAGTCGATGCCATCTGCCAGCGCCTGCCAGCTTGCCTCGATGATGTTCTCCGAGACCCCAACGGTTCCCCAGCTCGTGGTGCCGTCGGTCGATTCAATAAATACCCGCACGCTCGCAGCCGTCGCCTGGTCGCTGTTGAGGACGCGCACCTTATAGTCCGCCAGCTTGACCTTGCCGAGATCAGGATAGAAGGGGAGGAGCGCCTTGCGCAGGGCTTTGTCCAGGGCATCCACCGGACCGTGCCCTTCGGCGGCGGTATGTTCAACCTGGTCGCGGACTTTGATCCTGAGGATGGCCTCGGCGTAAAGAGAGCCGTTCTCGCTTTTATCGACGATCACCCGGGCACTTTCGAGGGAAAAATAGGGGCTGTACTGGCCCGAAGCCTTTTTGAACAGCACCTCGAGCGAGCCGTCCGCCCCCTCGTACTGATAGCCGAGATGCTCCATTCTCTTGAGTTGTTCCACCAGCTTGCGAATCTCCGCACGGTCGCTGCAGAGGTCTACCCCCATCTCCCCCGCTTTATAGAGAATGTTGCTTTGCCCGCTCTGGTCTGAGACCAGCACGCGGCGATGGTTGCCGACGCGCTCCGGCTCGATGTGTTCATAGGTGCGGTGATCGCGCTGGATGGCGCTGACGTGGATCCCCCCCTTGTGGGCAAAGGCGCTGCGGC carries:
- a CDS encoding GNAT family N-acetyltransferase, producing the protein MLRPFQLSDASEVQRLAGDFAIADTTANIPHPYPDGAAEHWIQSYSSRFAEGREVVFAIIIREENLLGGAIGLHQIDTENERAEMGYWIGVPFWGRGYCTEAAAAVITFGFTQLQLQRIFACHFKRNPASGRAMAKNGMKWEGCLRQHLKRRGRFEDLDYYGILREEWLAFQNHRPDAG
- a CDS encoding saccharopine dehydrogenase C-terminal domain-containing protein, with amino-acid sequence MKKIMLLGAGMVGKAMAIDLCRDFEVTAVDMEPAALQPLQDGYPIRTLTADLSQPQTVTGLAAGQDLILGAVPGFMGYRTLEAVLTAGVNCVDISFFPEDPFGLDALAQARGVTAVVDCGVAPGMSNLILGYHQRAMSIDRFECLVGGLPLKRDWPFEYKAPFSPLDVIEEYLRPARLIENGRIVTRPALSEPELVNLAPVGTLEAFNTDGLRTLLNMTGIPDMKEKTLRYPGHCQLMKILRDTGFLSDEPISCNGARISPRELTSSILLPQWKLGEAEKEFTIMRIILEGRAADGPRKHLYHLYDVYDEETRTSSMARTTGYTATAAARLVLAGRFARKGICPPEYLGAEAGCFEAIMADLAARRVIYTHEER
- a CDS encoding VIT family protein, which translates into the protein MRHDELHRSERIGWLRAAVLGANDGIVSTASLILGVAAAGGGRAEVAVAGIAGLVAGAMSMAAGEYVSVSSQADTEQADLMRERGELAAQWESEVEELKGIYMARGLDADLAAQVAGQLMAHDALGAHARDELGLSEIHNARPVQAAFASAGTFAVGAGLPLAVALLAPEPALALTVVIASLLCLGFLGGLAAKTGGAKAGIGALRVTFWGALAMALTWAVGALFGTTVS